In Danaus plexippus chromosome 19, MEX_DaPlex, whole genome shotgun sequence, the following are encoded in one genomic region:
- the LOC116767942 gene encoding prisilkin-39-like isoform X1 gives MFSVKLLLLLSLSAVSLGQRLSDGESSRSSGGYGIYRPGYNNYPGYGGYPGYGGYPGQYPGAGGGYNGYPGGYGGSGQGYPGYGGGYNGYPGYGGYGQGYPGYGGYRPSRPGYPGFSGYSGYQPGYNRPGYAGNIFGGFGDSFGDFSLGRRASEVKRNSGSQS, from the exons ATGTTCTCTGTG AAATTACTTCTGCTGTTGAGCTTGTCGGCTGTGTCGTTGGGCCAGCGGCTCTCTGACGGTGAAAGCTCAAGGAGTTCAGGAGGTTACGGTATCTACCGTCCcggttataataattacccCGGCTACGGTGGTTACCCTGGATATGGAGGTTACCCCGGTCAATATCCAGGTGCAGGGG GCGGTTATAACGGATATCCGGGAGGATATGGCGGTTCTGGACAGGGATATCCCGGTTATGGTG gAGGATATAACGGCTATCCGGGTTATGGTGGATACGGGCAAGGATATCCGGGTTACGGGG GTTACCGTCCTAGCAGACCCGGCTACCCGGGATTCTCTGGTTACTCCGGCTACCAGCCCGGGTACAACAGACCCGGTTACGCGGGTAACATTTTCGGCGGCTTCGGAGATAGTTTCGGTGATTTCTCATTGGGACGCAGAGCGAGTGAAGTGAAAAGGAACAGCGGATCACAATCATAG
- the LOC116767942 gene encoding prisilkin-39-like isoform X2: protein MFSVKLLLLLSLSAVSLGQRLSDGESSRSSGGYGIYRPGYNNYPGYGGYPGYGGYPGQYPGGYNGYPGGYGGSGQGYPGYGGGYNGYPGYGGYGQGYPGYGGYRPSRPGYPGFSGYSGYQPGYNRPGYAGNIFGGFGDSFGDFSLGRRASEVKRNSGSQS from the exons ATGTTCTCTGTG AAATTACTTCTGCTGTTGAGCTTGTCGGCTGTGTCGTTGGGCCAGCGGCTCTCTGACGGTGAAAGCTCAAGGAGTTCAGGAGGTTACGGTATCTACCGTCCcggttataataattacccCGGCTACGGTGGTTACCCTGGATATGGAGGTTACCCCGGTCAATATCCAG GCGGTTATAACGGATATCCGGGAGGATATGGCGGTTCTGGACAGGGATATCCCGGTTATGGTG gAGGATATAACGGCTATCCGGGTTATGGTGGATACGGGCAAGGATATCCGGGTTACGGGG GTTACCGTCCTAGCAGACCCGGCTACCCGGGATTCTCTGGTTACTCCGGCTACCAGCCCGGGTACAACAGACCCGGTTACGCGGGTAACATTTTCGGCGGCTTCGGAGATAGTTTCGGTGATTTCTCATTGGGACGCAGAGCGAGTGAAGTGAAAAGGAACAGCGGATCACAATCATAG